The following is a genomic window from Amaranthus tricolor cultivar Red isolate AtriRed21 chromosome 10, ASM2621246v1, whole genome shotgun sequence.
TTCATATCTCCTCCATGGAGGCATTCCAAGTTCATCATAGTTAATTTCTCTCCTTATCCTTCCCCTGTTTTAGAAGAACAACCTCCCCCTGTTCCTTCCCCTGTTGAATTCATCTATGGAGCTCCGACTTCGGAATTCCAAACTCCGAAAAACAAGGATCGGAATATCAATAAATTCATTAGAGAGTTGTTGAAGGATTCAAACACAGAAGACATTGGATTGGAGTATTATGAAAAGGCGAAATCGAGTCCGATATTTCAACCTCAGAAACCAACTCTCAAGTCTGTGTTGAGGTATTTGGTAAAATCTAAGAAATGGGATTTAATTTCTGTGGTTTCTAGAGATATAAAGATGTACCAAGTTTTGCCTGATAAAGTGTTTTGTGCTAGTATTACCAGTACTTGCATTAAAGAGAGGAAGTTTAAAGTTGCTGATATGCTCTTAGAAAGCTTTGAAATTGATAAGAAAGTTGCTGCATTTGCTTATGAATCTGCATTGAGAGCCTATAACAAGCTTCATATGTATAGCATAACAATTCAGTTGTATGAAAGAATGAAATCAGGTGGGCTTGTTTTGGATCCTGGTGGGTATGTTTTGATCATGGAAGCTTATAAGAAAGTGGGTAATTTTCTGAAAGTTGAGGAGATTTTTAGTGAATTAGAATCTAGTAAAAAGCTAGAAAAAACTGAAAATTCATCTAAGATTTATGGAGTTTGGCTAGAGGCTTTAGGGAAATCGGGTCAGTATGCCAAAGCTTTGGAGAAATTCGCGCTAATGGACGAAAAGGGTATTCCTCTGAATGAGTCGATTTACAGTCAGTTGATCGGATCGTTGGCTGAGAAGAAAGAAATCAATGTCGTTGAACAACTTGTTGAAGATGCAGAGTCTAAGCAGATGCTGAAGGATCCTGCATTATTCATGAAGTTGGTGATCATGTATGTTGAAAAAGGCTTGTTAGAAAAGACTCTGGATGTTGCAAGGAAAATGAAAGCGGCTAACTTAAAGATTTCTGATTGTGTTTTTTGTGCAATTGTTAATGGTTATGTCAAGAAAAGGGACCTAAAAGCCGCAGCAAGAGTTTATGAAGAACTTGTTTCAGATGGGTGTGAGCCGGGGCAAGTGACCTATGCATCAATAATCAACGTTTATTTCCACCTTAAATTGTTTTCCCGGGCTCAGAAGGTCTTCAATGAGATGCAAGAAAACGGGTTTGACAGATGCGTGGTGGCTTACTCAACGATGATAGTGATGTATGGCAAGTCTGGGCAATTGAGAGAGGCGATGAAGCTCTTAGCACAGATGAAGGAGAAAGGCTGTGAGCCTAATGTCTGGGTATACAACTCGCTTATCGATTTACATGGGAGGGCGAAGAATTTGAGGCAAGTTGAGAAGATATGGAAGGAAATGAAGAGGAGAAAGGTAAAGCCTGATAGAGTGAGCTACACTAGCATCATAGGAGCTTACTCAAGATCGGGAGAGCTTGAGACATGCGTAGAGTTGTACGATGATTATCGGAGGAATGGAGGGGCAATTGATCTAGCTTTAGCTGGGATTATGGTGGGTGTGTTTTCGAAGACtaataggatcaatgagctaATTAAGCTACTGCAGGATATGAAGGCAGGGGGGATTAGATTGGATACAAGACTCTATAAATCAGCTTTAAATGCATTCAGAGATGCTGGGTTACAAATGCAAGCAAGATGGTTGTATGAGAGTTTTGGGATGGTTTCTGTTAATCATCAGATTTCAAATAATGGTAGGATGAGAAGGAGGCCTGTTCTGTTCTAAGCATAAAGcatacaagagaaacaaaatgTAAGTAAGCTAAGCTGAAAGATGCACAGATATATTGGTCAGTTGGTTTTGTACATATTTATGTGGTTGTATAATTATGTtgattcttaatgcctactcgGCTATTCCAACTAGTATATCAGTATAGCACACAATTTTATGGGCATTTTTTGGTTGAATAAGAAATCAGTCATTCATAAAATCCTCATCAATGCATAATATAGAAACCATAGAGAAGGCATAGCTTGTGTTTTACTATAACATTTAAAGAAGGGAAGGAAAGGGAGGAGAGCTAAGATTGGCGATTTTCCTTCCAAATGTTCTCCAATATCATTCCTTTCAGTAATACACATTACCATTGTTGCAATACATATTGCCGTAAAAGACAGAACTTAGTACTAATGCAACATAAATATAATTGATCCAGAGAACATACATCTAACACACGATAGTATTCCTAAGCAATATACTAGCACATTAAGGAAGGAAGGTCAAACCGAGAAATGAGACTCTCGCCTTATAAACCTCTGCATAATTAGGATACCTAGTGATAGCATGTGAAGGTGGATCGGTATTTGGATCAACAAGCTCAAGTCTAGTTTCTCTTTGAATGCGTACAATGCCATTGTATGTGAATCCCAAGACTTTGATAGAGTTGCTATAAATAACtagaacatttatttttttgtttaagacTACCTATTAACTTTTACGTTAAATATCAGTTAGTTTATTCATCACTTAACTCACGGGCACTCTAATTTGATTTTCGCATCAGCATATATGTACCAGAATATTCCTCTATCCCTAACTCCTTTAACCTtccattaaaattgaaattaaaaatttagatACATTTTAGGTAAGTAGATGAACAATTTTACAgcatagataaaaaaaaaagctaattttCAAAGCTTGAGCACAAAAGGTTTTaatggggaagaagaagaaacataATTTTGAATTAAGAACCTATTTCAATCAAAAAGTAGGGTTTATAGTGCAACTTCGGTGAAAGACATGGTGAGTTGGTCTTGTGCAGATTTATGTGATTTTATAATGTTGATTCTTCATCCATACTCCTTACACACTAATATGTGCAGTTTTTGTTTTGGATAAAAAATCAGTCATCCCTAAAACCCTCGTCATGGATATAATATAGAAACCATATGGGAGGCTTAGCTTCCTCTTATTAGAGTGTGTTTGTTAACATTGAGGAAGGGAAGGGAACAAAGAGTGACGATTTTCCTCCCAAATGTGAAAGACATCTCTTCAATTCCATCCCCTCCATTTTCGTCCCTCTTATTTGTtgtccaattaatacaaatgtcATCCCTtcattttcctttcctttctttccctccatttcctcCTATCGAATCATAGCTAATGTGAGATGTTGAATGCTTTAGAGTACTCATATCAGGGACCTCGCTAGTACGAACATGCAACTGCGTAACTAAGATGTGTGTGAGCAACCAACATACAACTTATGTATTTTTTGTAGTATGAAGTAGGCAATATGTAAGCTAAATATACTTTCTTTAGTCatccatacaataatataataaatgcaaaaagtaattaaaaacaCCACACAAGTATAAAATTCATTCACAAATCCACAAAACATGTGGTTTTATTTTCGTACATAAATAAAGTTATCAGTAATACTCCTCTGTCCCCTTGATATTGCTATTGATAATGACAGTTCTCCTCACAATATATTACTATCAGTAGCAATCTCTACAGAAAGAGTACTTGTTAATTATTACCATTAACATTAAGGCTTTGACATCATGGTGGTGGCATTCTTGCAATTAATATGATTGATCTAGAACATAAGATAGTACTCCCTAAGCAATATACTAGTACTTTATGGAAGATCAAAAGGAGAAATGAGACTCTCAACATAATCAGTCACATTATAAACCTTTGCAAAATTAGGATCCCTAACAATGGCATAAGGAGGAGGATCAGCATTGGGATCTAAAAGCCCAAGACCATTTCCTGTTTGAATGCACACAGTACCATTATATATGAATCAAATATACATATCCGGCTTTGATAGAGTTGCTTACAGTACCCGGCTGAAACTGAAGTTTGTATATCTTCTTCCAAGAATCCCACTTGTTATATTCCTGTAAAATCCAAATCCCAACTGCATATCCCTGTTCTTGTTCTGCAGGATGCTGCACAAGCATTACACACAGAGAATTGTCTTCTCTAATGAAACTCATCAATATCTGGCACGATTTCTCGATTAGTTCAGGTTCATTGATTAAGAAAGGAAACCTTTCAAAGGTCTCAGCAACCAAATCAAATATACATATCCAATCATACCAACTAAGGTAATACAATGCTTCGTCCATGAAAACCGAATTACACCCCTCTTCGAAAGGCATATCCCATTCAGCCATATGACATATTTTCCTCCATCTAGATGTCCTGAAAGAGTATACAAACATACAATCCTCAAACACTGGTTTACCCAAAAAATACACCAACACAATCTTATAGTCATTTATAGAGCTAAGGTAGCCGAACCAGCAAGAATCCTCGCAAAGGAAAATCTTACTCTTACCCCTTTCCAAGGCAATGGAATTTGTTTGCATTCATTTGTTACAGGATTCCATATCAACATTAAATCTTCCATATATCCATAACTGGTTTTCTTACACATAAGGTACAAACAAACAAGCCCATGGCAAGAACCAATTAAGAAACAGTAATAATCCTCATAATAACTAGCAGGGATTTGATTATGCACTAAGGCTAAGTGTACACCTTGAGTAATATCAAGATAATCTTCAAACTGAAGCACAGAGAAGTAGTTTTCCTTTTGTGAAGCTAATGTTAGAGGTAGTTTGCTTTTGGTTGAATGATCATGATGAGAAATGGCAAAATTAGGGTCTGAAATCAGAGAATTCCATTCTTTTGAGACTAACTTGCATTTTCCTAGTGTTTTTGTGGGTAATCGGAATAAAATTTCATAGAATAAATCTTCGGTTAATCTCATTAGTGGGTTTTCTTCATACTTGGTGTTTTTCGTCATTTTGAACACTAAAAATCCAGTGAATACTGAAAGTTTTCTAGTAACCGAAAAACCAATATCAATAATTCAATATACCCAAAAGGATTGCAACAAAGAAATAAACTTTAAGATGAAAAAGGTGctaaaaaaacaaagaacatATTAAAAAGACCCAGTAATTGATCTCTTTGACTTCAAGTCTGAACCTTTATCACCTAAACCTTTATTTCTAATATGTTGCTACTACCATTGCAAAGCAATTGTTATTTCTGAGAACTAAACCGCCATgattatttgaaattttgaagAAAGAGACAGACCAtggtaaattgtaaaaattagggtttttactTTCTACAGTTCAGTGGGTTGAAGTTCACCCCTGCTTATAAATTAAGTAACATCAAGTCTTGTAGGAGACCATCTTACCGTGAGACGTATCTATATAAAcactctaattaattttttttagaaaaaaacaactaattaatgaaattaaaaagagtttttttttttgcagtttttttaaagttaatattagaTCAACCCATATTAAAGAATTTGCCATTAAGTATTAGGGTTAATTCTTTGGGCTCGTGAATAGATTTGAGGTACTCATTTGTGCAAGTGTTGTAAGAGACCGAGCTCATACAATTTacacatttttttattgatcattttatgaTTATAAATGAGTATTTAAACGTTAtgaatgatcactttaaaattattaataatcattttgaagATGTGATTAGGAGCACACACGATTCGGTCTGGTTTGACACAAAAAAAGACCACACTAGAAATTCCGGCGTGAAAATTTATCGGATTAGACCAGACTAATTATAACACCAGATTAGACCGAATTAGATCGTTCTACAATGGTCTAGTCAAGTCTAGTCTATGGTTTATGTCTTTTTTAAGCACTTTTTTAACTTAGATAATGTGTTCGTCTATATGTACATAAATACTAATACATATTTCGAGCTTTAATTAAGTCTACGAAAGTCATGACTCATGAAAACCACATAAAAACATATTGTTTCATACCTAATATAATTCAAGTACATTAACCATAAAGAAAGTACATCACCATTCGCAAAATATCTAGGTAGTGTTTCAAGTCTTCAACCATGGATAAGCAAAATACATCACAAAAgaaacattataataataaggTACATCAGTAcatacacaaatttttataatataaaacataaaGTATATCTGATAGTAGTCACAAATCAGCAATAGCAACGTCATCCATGAATAAGTAACAATGCACTATGAAATGTCGATAGGTGAAGGACGCAAACTGATCTTCGATAACTtaatatacaataaaaaaacattaaaaaatgttattctataaaataaacataacaataATCATTATAAGAAAGATCACAGAGCGTTCTCTAGTGTGTTATATTCTCCAAGCACTCCTCAATATTTGGAGAAGAAATGCGAAACCAATCTTAACAAGAAAAAAGAGCTTTCACCATCTTTGAACTTAATAAACTTCGAAATGTATTAGCAACTCGATCTCCGGTGCTTAATGAACTTTTTGATGCAACTATGGATACAAGAATGACTAGCACATCACGAGCTATAAGAGAGAGATTGTGAAACCTTAAACTATAGATTTTCCACCAAGTCAAAATATCAAGAAAAAATTATCCTAAATAATCTCAGATATTCTTATTTGCTATGAATAATCCctactattaattatttctaaataatacaATCAACCTTTGTACGTTTTCTGTTGATTGCACCCCTTGCCACATTTTAGTCGGCTACCATAGGTATTTACTTGTCATTTTACTCAATTCTTCCTCCTTATGATTCTTTGTTGGTCTACCCTACTCCTTTTTGTGTAGAAACTTAAAGTAACCAATTAAAATGTGGCAAGAGGTGCTATCAACAAAAAAGATACAATGGTTGGattaattagaaataataaatagtaGGGATTCACAACAAATGGacaataggtggaattatttaggataattttttcaaatatcaaagccatctccatcttcttcttTTGTAACCTCCTTAAAATACTTGTCCACCTTTGTTTTAGTGAACTCTCCATCCTCTCGAGACTCTTTGAGTTTTTGAACTTAGATCTCATAAATCCTTTTTTAGGAAGACTAGATTCTACATCTTTTTGCTCGAACTTGAAGCACCATCACTTTGGTTCTTTATTGCAAGTGTGGAATGCAAGCCTTTATATTCatcatataaatcataaaggACACTCTTTAACCGCATACAAACAATGGTAGCATCATTATCTCTTGTGTACATTATTTTTCTTCAgcgaaatttgcaaagaaacaccttttaaaaccccttttttgtaaagaaacaccttttataattttttttgtaaaaaaacaccttttaagagacttttttaaaaaaaaaaacaccttaaatcagtttcccgtgacttttgtcaactttccggcgttgactatgccatttgtcaactttccggcgttgacttttgtttttatttttatttttatttttatttttatttttattattaatattatttttttttaatttttatttttattattatttaaaaaaaataaaataaataataataataataataataataataataataataataataataataataataataaaaataaaaataataataaaaataaaaataaaaacaaaaataaaaaaataataatttttttaaaaatttaaaaattttttttttttttattattatttttttatttttccttttgtttttatttttattttatttttaatttttattattatttttaaaatttttgtttttatttttattattattattattattattattattattattattattattattattattattattattaatttttttaaattttttttaaaataataataaaatttaaaataaaaaaaattaatattaataataaaaaaaataaaaacaaaaataaaaaaaattttaaaaaaaaaaataataataataataataaaataataataagaataataataataataataataataataaaattaaaataaaaaattaataataataaaaattaaaaataaaataaaaataaaagcaaaaggaaaaataaaaaaataataataaaaaaaattattttaaaaattttttaaaaaaaatattattattttttttgtttttattattattattattattattattattattattattattattattattattattattattatttatttttttaaaaatttttttaaaataataataaaaataaaaattttttaaaaaaataatattaataataacaataaaaataaaaataaaagtcaacgccggaaagttgacaaaagtcactggaaactgatttaaggtgttttttttttaaaaaaaagtctcttaaaaggtgtttttttacaaaaaaaaaattataaaaggtgtttctttacacaaaaggggttttaaaaggtgtttctttgcacaTAATCCTTTTTCTTCATCAACCCAGTATCCCACTCAAAAACAAAGTTTGGATGAGAGAAGATGATGGACAAACTATACTTATACCCCTTGAAAAAGGGGCTAGAGGAATGTGATCAAGTTTTGTGTACGTGTGTCTAATCCCAAATTTTATAGTTTTCTATTTATGTCTAAAAATAAGTACAATAACAACATATATCATAACATTCAACTTCTTAGGATCCCCCAATACTTATCacatttctttcattttctttgcCAATTCTATTATACTCCATTTCACATTTGAATTGCTGGGAAAATCATATTTTGGTTTAGTTTCTTTAGTATTCTAAGGTaattgtttgatgggaaattgcCGTAATTGTgagttttagatttttttttacatgatagataaattttaatttataggatGACTCTGAGCTTTTatctatttatataatatacaaaATGTTAACCTCATTGTTAAATAAGTATTcaatttgaatatatttttgaaaaatgtaCTAATAAAGAGATAATCGTGACatttattttaacaaaaaaatcgtTATAATGAATAATCATAacataatttttacaaaattctAAACTTTTATATACTaagcaaaaaaatttaaaaagttaaatttatcgtgcacataaattttttttatcaaccaTGGGAAAATACAAAATTGATCAATAAGTGAAGTATTTTGGAAACACTATGATGGTGCTCCCCGTAGAGGTCTCTCCTATTCTCCTTACTAGTCCTCATTAGAGATGACAAGACAACAGATCTTATACCCTGTTCGGATCCGTGGATTTGAATTCGAATTTGTGCATCCGGATCCATTTGACGGTTTTGGGTCCTATTCTTTTTATCAACACTTCGCTCCTGCCTCATCCTCTGTATCATCCCATTATTTTATTCTCATTGCTCATCTGTTCTTTCTCCCTTAAACCCTCATTCTCTATCTAACTGTCCCTCACCTTCGGTGCTCCCAATCCCAAACACCTCATATCCACATCCTTGTCGCACTCTCGTTGCTCCCCTAACCACCGTCCCCCGCCAGTATGTACTCCTctcttgtcttttattttttttcttgattattgTAGGATTTGTTAAGGTTATTGTAGGTTTTGTTAGGGTTAAGCtattttataactttatttttcaagattttcgATTTTGgggattttgatttttagggtattcattttaaggatttttgagTTTTAGAGTTCACATTTAggtgatttttaatttttacggTTTACAGTTTGGGaatttcgatttttagggtttagatTTTGGAGATTTTTGACTTTTAGGTTTCTTTTggggatttttttttatttttttcttttacgaTTTTTGTTGAATGGAAATGAGtattagaatatattttttttttgtttttggtgcAATGTTTGTTGTTTTCGTTGTGGAGTTTAGTTGATGTTGATAAGAATGTTTGTGATTAATGTTTTGTTGTGGATATAGTAGATGGAAAGGTGTTTTTGAATTTGGATgatttcttcttattttattttggctctctgattttcaatttttactgatttttgtttgccttttcattttgttttttttttttttcagcttTATGTTTCTGTGCTGTTTTGGTTATGGGTTTGAAGGTCTCACATTTTCCTTCTGTATTCCAATTTCTAAagattgaattttatttttatcactGCTCCATTGTAGTTATCAATCAAGGTGCTCAATTTTTGTATTCTCTTAAAGGGAATgaatgaatatatatatgtctagCCCTTGCATTTCTCTTCTTCTGAGTTAGAACTGAGAATTTTAGGGTATGTTAAAGTAAATGGGAAATGGATGACCTTCTTTATACTTTATTCATCACTGTGATTTTGGAGTCTTAAGAATAGTGTTAGGAACTGTAGATAATGTAGAAGCACTTCAATATAAAagtttaattttatgaaataaaagTTGTCATATTATATAGGCAGTAGGTTTTTTACTTGTATGCTCGTATCTAATAAAGTCATGCCTTGAAATATTCAGGGAAAAATTTGGATATAACACATATCCTCTCCATGACGAGAACGAAGCCAAACATATTGATAACTGGAACCCCTGGGACTGGGAAAACAACGATGTCATCTGCACTTGCGGAAGCTGCCCAACTTCGACATGTGAATATTGGAGAATTGGTCAAGGAAAAGAACCTACATGATGGTTGGGACGAGGAGCTTGACTGTCATATTATTAATGAGGATTTGGTATGCCATTTATCTTAGACTTTTATTGAAAGAATCAAACAAATTGCCGTCAGACCTTCCTTTCTTTGTTAGTACAGTTTTTCAATTACCGTTATTGTTATTGCACACTGATGCTGCAGGTCTTTCGCTTGCTTTTGTGCATGTGCGCGTACAATTTTATACATGTTATGTTATTGATATGGTAATTGTTATTCCATTATCTGGTTATCTGAATTTCTTGAATAATCCTGTATTATTGCTTTTAAATAGCTAAATTTTATGACTTTTGAGTGGTGATGAGTTAATGAAATATAATCTTCATACAGTTGAGACATTTTTAAGTACGAGAAGGACCTAAAAAAGATCATTGAACCAATTAAAAGTGAATTCAATAAATGGTGGAAACAGCTTGACTTTTATGGTAGACTTTCCTCATATAAATTTTCGTTTAACTTGAAGTTCAGAAAAATATGTTGCTACATATTAACTTCCCCTTATAGTTAATATGGATCAAATTTGACTTGGTAGTTAgttgatataattttttgtcACGTAAGGTTAAATTACAAAATTGGTGGCTTGTTAATGAAAGTCATCGTAGCGAAGTACAGGTAGGTTCTATTCCAGTCTTAAATCTAgccaaatataaatttattttactcTCCAAGTACAAAAATGTAGTTGGGTATTAAGGTACATATCGATAGGGAAATGAGATTCAAGATGATGTTATTGCAAGTTGATTTGGGAGAGATAAAACTCAATTTAATAATAGCTTTAGAGATATAGATCAATAGGTTTGATTAATATTTAAGCAAATAGCATTCAATCAAACTGA
Proteins encoded in this region:
- the LOC130825079 gene encoding pentatricopeptide repeat-containing protein At5g13770, chloroplastic-like, producing the protein MAISTSSGISPANFFTPLHNSTKFSKFKPFPSFISPPWRHSKFIIVNFSPYPSPVLEEQPPPVPSPVEFIYGAPTSEFQTPKNKDRNINKFIRELLKDSNTEDIGLEYYEKAKSSPIFQPQKPTLKSVLRYLVKSKKWDLISVVSRDIKMYQVLPDKVFCASITSTCIKERKFKVADMLLESFEIDKKVAAFAYESALRAYNKLHMYSITIQLYERMKSGGLVLDPGGYVLIMEAYKKVGNFLKVEEIFSELESSKKLEKTENSSKIYGVWLEALGKSGQYAKALEKFALMDEKGIPLNESIYSQLIGSLAEKKEINVVEQLVEDAESKQMLKDPALFMKLVIMYVEKGLLEKTLDVARKMKAANLKISDCVFCAIVNGYVKKRDLKAAARVYEELVSDGCEPGQVTYASIINVYFHLKLFSRAQKVFNEMQENGFDRCVVAYSTMIVMYGKSGQLREAMKLLAQMKEKGCEPNVWVYNSLIDLHGRAKNLRQVEKIWKEMKRRKVKPDRVSYTSIIGAYSRSGELETCVELYDDYRRNGGAIDLALAGIMVGVFSKTNRINELIKLLQDMKAGGIRLDTRLYKSALNAFRDAGLQMQARWLYESFGMVSVNHQISNNGRMRRRPVLF
- the LOC130825080 gene encoding putative F-box protein At1g50870 — protein: MTKNTKYEENPLMRLTEDLFYEILFRLPTKTLGKCKLVSKEWNSLISDPNFAISHHDHSTKSKLPLTLASQKENYFSVLQFEDYLDITQGVHLALVHNQIPASYYEDYYCFLIGSCHGLVCLYLMCKKTSYGYMEDLMLIWNPVTNECKQIPLPWKGVRVRFSFARILAGSATLAL